In one window of Bemisia tabaci chromosome 6, PGI_BMITA_v3 DNA:
- the LOC109043983 gene encoding uncharacterized protein has protein sequence MNSYQTRILLKAGLPYGSSKLAWRLRKYLWRNCGNIHTCLYSFVRKFSEKSMEDFVRGKQATMSLQWESKNFSPNERKRQYNLAVDNLRIALDNDKDGPPSKSDIRIEPIISEALRSQDLSPVNDELKLCLESNKYPSFSILQALASLSVESKNSQCVGTIRNVVEAGYPVKYLEHAKLLLHAAEVSWRINNFSDFQIFLLTLFQDFPQVKAQGKLLLSQKIAEAVQLQIEPALFILRDIAQKFIDDQKDYFPMTVLWYYLFFSNRPSNLEMVEELLKKNKILIVSLSYLMHSIALRLLESNRVHHVLKLLEFLLKHELHEQYSAVQQLLFKYHYLHRNAQACCEIYKSSVHNKLPLSEAQRDLYLKMISDLDDNSFKKLPILKPIEIKF, from the exons ATGAATAGCTATCAAACAAGGATTTTGTTGAAAGCTGGATTaccttatggctcttcaaaacTCGCCTGGCGCCTTAGAAAGTATTTGTGGAGAAACTGTGGTAATATTCATACATGTTTGTACTCATTCGTCAGaaagttttctgaaaaatctaTGGAGGACTTCGTCCGAGGAAAACAAGCAACTATGTCTCTTCAGTGGGAATCGAAAAATTTCTCTCCAAATGAACGAAAGAGGCAATACAATCTTGCAGTCGACAATTTAAGGATTGCTTTGGATAATGATAAAGATGGACCACCTTCAAAATCGGACATAAGAATTGAACCTATCATCTCAGAAGCATTGAGATCTCAAGATTTATCACCAGTCAATGATGAACTTAAGTTGTGCCTAGAATCTAACAAGTATCCCTCCTTCAGTATTTTACAAGCTCTGGCCTCCCTGAGTGTCGAGTCCAAAAATTCACAGTGTGTTGGCACGATTAGAAATGTAGTGGAAGCTGGGTATCCGGTGAAATATCTGGAGCATGCCAAGTTACTTCTACATGCAGCAGAGGTCTCTTGGCGAATAaataattttagtgattttcaaattttcttgctGACTCTTTTCCAAGATTTTCCGCAGGTCAAAGCGCAAGGCAAACTTCTCCTCAGTCAAAAAATTGCTGAAGCTGTCCAATTACAAATAGAGCCAGCTCTATTCATTTTAAGAgatattgcacaaaaatttaTAGATGACCAAAAAGATTATTTTCCTATGACAGTCCTTTGGTATTATTTGTTCTTCAGCAATCGACCTTCAAACTTAGAAATGGTGGAAGAgctcctgaaaaaaaacaaaatcctaATAGTGAGTCTAAGTTACCTCATGCACTCAATCGCCTTGAGGCTTTTGGAGTCTAATCGGGTGCACCATGTTTTAAAACTCCTTGAATTTCTCCTGAAACATGAACTTCATGAGCAATATTCAGCAGTACAACAGCTTCTCTTCAAGTATCATT ATCTCCATAGGAATGCTCAAGCTTGTTGTGAAATATACAAATCATCCGTTCATAACAAACTGCCCCTCTCTGAGGCCCAGCGAGACCTTTACCTGAAAATGATCTCGGATCTTGACGATAACAGCTTCAAAAAACTACCCATATTGAAACCAATAGAGATAAAGTTTTAA